In one Mucilaginibacter sp. PAMB04168 genomic region, the following are encoded:
- a CDS encoding asparagine synthetase B, producing the protein MKKYFLAFSLIFFSSMLRAASILLPMDEVQKDHLKSYGIAYWVLRNGESIDWLLNYRGGSFMTKYSKQIEDECKIRGVSYEVVADAKVNAILSEVSDPSVNMDVVKLEKAPKMAVYSPKNKLPWDDAVTLVLKYAEIPYDVVYDEEVIKGDLQKYDWLHLHHEDFTGQYSKFYGSFRFQPWYQDDVKAQEATARRLGFKKVSQMKLSVAQHIHDFCGGGGFLFAMCSGTDTFDIALASAGTDICEAMFDGDPADYRAQGKLDYSQTFAFQNFRLDMNPMSHQFSDIDVTPYRQVERTHDFFTLFDFSAKWDIVPSMLTQNHDKVIKGFMGLTTAYNKSRLKPGVTIMGEMKTQNEARYIHGEYGKGQWTFYGGHDPEDYQHAVGDPPTDLKLHPNSPGYRLILNNVLFPAAKKKKQKT; encoded by the coding sequence ATGAAGAAATACTTCTTAGCTTTCTCCCTTATATTTTTTTCATCCATGCTAAGGGCAGCCTCAATTTTGCTGCCGATGGATGAGGTACAAAAAGATCATTTAAAGTCATACGGTATTGCTTACTGGGTTTTACGCAACGGAGAGTCTATTGATTGGCTGCTTAATTACCGGGGCGGCAGTTTCATGACCAAGTATAGCAAGCAAATTGAAGATGAATGCAAAATACGCGGCGTAAGCTACGAAGTGGTGGCCGATGCTAAGGTAAACGCCATATTAAGCGAGGTGAGCGATCCGTCGGTTAACATGGACGTGGTAAAGCTGGAAAAAGCACCAAAAATGGCAGTTTACTCTCCTAAAAATAAGCTACCCTGGGATGACGCCGTTACCCTGGTGCTCAAATATGCCGAGATCCCCTATGATGTGGTTTATGATGAGGAAGTGATAAAAGGCGACCTGCAGAAGTATGACTGGTTACACCTGCATCACGAAGATTTTACAGGCCAGTATAGCAAGTTTTACGGCAGCTTTCGCTTCCAGCCCTGGTACCAGGATGATGTAAAAGCGCAAGAAGCTACGGCACGAAGGCTGGGCTTCAAAAAGGTGTCGCAAATGAAACTCTCGGTAGCACAGCACATACATGATTTTTGCGGTGGTGGCGGCTTTCTATTTGCCATGTGTTCGGGTACTGATACGTTTGACATTGCCCTGGCTTCGGCTGGAACCGATATTTGTGAGGCCATGTTTGATGGCGACCCGGCCGATTACCGTGCCCAGGGAAAGCTTGATTACAGCCAAACCTTTGCGTTTCAAAACTTCCGGCTGGATATGAACCCGATGTCGCACCAATTTAGCGATATTGACGTAACGCCTTACCGGCAGGTTGAGCGTACGCACGATTTCTTTACGCTATTTGATTTTTCAGCCAAGTGGGATATCGTACCTAGCATGCTAACCCAAAACCATGATAAAGTTATTAAAGGCTTTATGGGTTTAACAACAGCCTACAATAAAAGCCGGTTAAAGCCGGGTGTAACTATTATGGGTGAAATGAAGACCCAAAACGAAGCCCGCTACATACACGGAGAATATGGCAAGGGCCAGTGGACTTTTTACGGCGGTCATGATCCTGAAGATTATCAGCACGCCGTTGGGGATCCACCCACAGACCTGAAACTTCACCCTAACTCGCCGGGTTATCGCTTAATCCTGAATAACGTGTTATTCCCTGCGGCTAAAAAGAAAAAGCAGAAGACTTAA
- a CDS encoding putative porin, with the protein MLNKLKYLFTTLLLLAVAHTAFAQIPDRPYGADTLRNGRSKLTDAQMIDSTRKREENKRDTVIYTSKFVKVTNERLLNDSTQVFPLDTGLVNFENYSPLNQPRSPRIHLGSTGLPQRPLLFEPLKGVGFDVGNHALDVYMITPQDIMYYRTRVAYTNLSFYSGAFGNPNADQIFKLVHTQNIKPNWNFTFNFNSTGSRGFYRRQNVSDLNAAVATWYESKSKRYNLLANVIFNNMKAPESGAIVDNNIFNASTFNNDKQNLPVRLSSAYINNRNNGLYVKQFYYLGRIDTIVNQAKDAQKILPTQRLSHTFYYNVQKYRFYQNEPDNYWVFPDYFFNSTVGQDSLAVTDIRNDFSYSFYLRGKSVSFVKNEVKLDVGLTHDLFHYSQYIIDSIDVNTNLRNQQRRVQNATYQNIKLNAKFSYRFSDRVGLEGDFQQVVQGYNFGDYLYDAKLTLAGGQKAGRIILGAYAQNNEAPLIFKDWISNHYIYRNTGIGKQQINNISFNYINDKLQLDLKAEYFLVNGYQYFAAQTPGGIDAAPAQLSSPLNLLKISAGKKFDLGNWHFEDYFVYQRSDYQSTLRTPQIYNYINIYFTKLFFTVLNTSIGVNARYNTAYTAPNYAIGIGQFYNSTDISFLTYPVITPYVKATLFRTNLFLMYDYANQGLQSNGYYMVNRYPGPDKLLKFGVSWTFYN; encoded by the coding sequence ATGCTGAACAAGCTTAAATACCTTTTTACAACGTTGCTGCTGCTGGCTGTAGCTCATACGGCGTTTGCACAAATACCTGACCGCCCTTATGGTGCCGATACCCTGCGCAATGGCCGCAGCAAGCTCACCGATGCTCAGATGATAGACAGTACGCGCAAGCGCGAAGAAAATAAACGCGATACAGTCATCTACACATCTAAATTTGTTAAGGTGACCAACGAGCGCTTATTGAATGATAGCACGCAGGTATTTCCGTTGGATACCGGGTTGGTGAACTTTGAAAATTACAGCCCCCTTAATCAGCCACGTAGTCCGCGTATACACTTGGGCAGTACCGGCCTGCCACAACGCCCGCTGTTGTTTGAACCATTAAAAGGGGTAGGGTTTGATGTGGGTAACCATGCGCTTGATGTGTACATGATTACGCCACAGGATATTATGTATTACCGTACCCGGGTAGCCTATACGAACTTGTCGTTTTATAGCGGAGCCTTTGGTAACCCCAATGCCGATCAGATATTTAAGCTGGTACATACGCAAAACATAAAGCCAAACTGGAATTTTACATTCAACTTCAACTCAACCGGTTCGCGCGGCTTTTATCGCCGGCAAAACGTTAGTGATTTGAATGCCGCGGTGGCTACCTGGTACGAGTCGAAAAGCAAGCGGTATAACTTGTTAGCCAACGTTATATTCAATAATATGAAAGCGCCGGAAAGCGGGGCCATTGTTGATAATAATATATTTAACGCTTCAACATTTAATAACGATAAGCAGAACCTGCCGGTAAGGCTAAGCAGCGCTTACATAAACAACCGTAACAATGGCTTATATGTAAAGCAATTTTACTACCTGGGCCGTATTGATACCATAGTGAACCAGGCAAAAGATGCGCAAAAGATATTGCCCACGCAGCGCTTGTCGCACACTTTTTATTACAATGTTCAAAAGTACAGGTTCTATCAAAATGAGCCTGATAACTATTGGGTTTTTCCCGATTACTTCTTTAATTCGACCGTAGGGCAAGACTCTTTGGCGGTAACTGATATACGTAACGACTTTTCCTACAGCTTTTACCTCAGAGGAAAATCGGTCAGTTTTGTTAAAAACGAAGTGAAGTTGGATGTCGGCTTAACGCATGACTTATTTCACTATTCGCAATACATTATTGATTCTATAGACGTAAATACAAATTTGCGTAACCAGCAGCGCCGGGTGCAAAATGCTACTTATCAAAACATCAAATTAAACGCTAAATTCAGTTATCGCTTTAGCGACAGAGTAGGGTTGGAAGGTGACTTTCAGCAGGTGGTTCAGGGTTACAACTTCGGAGATTACCTGTATGATGCCAAGCTAACCTTGGCCGGAGGGCAAAAGGCCGGGCGCATAATTTTAGGTGCTTATGCACAAAACAACGAGGCCCCGCTTATTTTTAAAGACTGGATATCTAACCACTACATTTACCGTAACACGGGTATTGGCAAGCAGCAGATCAATAACATATCGTTCAATTACATTAACGATAAATTGCAGCTGGATTTAAAAGCAGAATACTTTTTGGTAAATGGTTACCAGTACTTTGCCGCGCAAACGCCTGGCGGTATTGATGCCGCACCGGCACAGCTCAGTTCGCCGCTTAACTTGCTTAAAATTAGCGCAGGTAAAAAGTTCGATTTAGGTAACTGGCACTTTGAAGACTATTTTGTTTACCAGCGGTCAGATTACCAGTCGACCTTGCGCACGCCGCAGATTTATAATTACATTAACATCTATTTTACCAAGCTGTTCTTTACGGTACTTAATACCAGCATCGGTGTTAATGCACGTTACAATACCGCTTACACGGCACCTAATTATGCCATAGGAATCGGCCAGTTTTATAATAGCACCGATATATCTTTTTTAACTTATCCGGTTATCACACCATATGTTAAGGCCACGCTTTTCCGTACCAACTTGTTCCTGATGTATGATTATGCCAACCAGGGGTTGCAAAGCAACGGTTACTACATGGTGAACCGTTACCCTGGCCCAGACAAGCTGTTGAAGTTTGGCGTGAGCTGGACTTTTTATAATTAA
- a CDS encoding purine-nucleoside phosphorylase, producing MLNSIKSTVAYIKSRIGEFEPEAGIILGTGLGGLVKEMEIEKQLPYSNIPGFPISTLEFHSGRLIFGTLAGKKVVAMQGRLHYYEGYSMQQITFPVRVMKMLGIKTLFVSNASGALNPDFRKGDLMVIDDHINLQPTNPLVGTNDEELGPRFPDMSEPYSRRLTEKALQIAAANNITCHKGVYVAVTGPNLETRAEYRYLRIIGGDAVGMSTAPEVIVANHMGLPVFAISVLTDEGFPDTLQPVSIEEIIDIAQHAEPHMTHILKELIAQG from the coding sequence ATGTTAAACAGTATAAAAAGCACAGTAGCTTACATTAAAAGCCGTATTGGCGAATTTGAGCCCGAGGCTGGTATTATTTTAGGCACCGGCCTTGGCGGCTTGGTAAAAGAAATGGAGATTGAAAAGCAATTACCTTACTCCAACATACCCGGCTTTCCCATTTCAACACTGGAGTTTCATTCAGGCAGGTTAATATTTGGTACTTTGGCAGGTAAAAAAGTAGTGGCCATGCAGGGTAGGCTGCACTATTACGAAGGATACAGTATGCAGCAGATCACTTTTCCGGTTAGGGTAATGAAAATGCTGGGCATTAAAACGCTTTTTGTATCAAACGCCAGCGGTGCGCTTAATCCGGATTTTAGAAAAGGCGATCTGATGGTGATAGACGATCATATTAACCTGCAACCTACAAACCCACTGGTGGGTACTAACGATGAGGAGCTTGGTCCACGTTTTCCGGACATGAGCGAGCCCTATAGCCGCCGTTTAACCGAAAAAGCTTTACAAATTGCAGCCGCTAACAATATTACTTGCCATAAAGGAGTTTATGTAGCGGTAACGGGGCCTAACCTGGAAACGCGTGCTGAGTACCGGTATCTGCGTATAATAGGCGGCGATGCCGTGGGCATGAGCACTGCGCCCGAAGTTATAGTAGCCAATCATATGGGTTTGCCGGTTTTTGCCATATCGGTACTTACCGACGAAGGTTTCCCTGACACGCTGCAGCCGGTATCTATAGAAGAGATTATTGATATAGCACAGCATGCTGAGCCGCATATGACACACATTTTAAAAGAATTGATTGCGCAGGGTTAG
- the lpxK gene encoding tetraacyldisaccharide 4'-kinase — protein MKYLRWLLFPFSLLYGLVVILRNWFYDTGIFQSRRFTIPVICIGNLDIGGAGKSPMTEYLVRLLKNNHQLATLSRGYGRQTKGYLIAEKDATAAQIGDEPAQFKQKFPDVTVAVCEKRVIGIEQLQINHSLVILDDAYQHRAVQAGFNILLFDYNRLHEPHLLLPAGNLREPFVGRYRADVMIVSKCPVNLTANQQHAALQRLKPFGFQQVYFTAIDYLAMLDLYGKPAKTLPDADTAVFVLTGIANPQPLLQYIKQYSVHIVHHNYPDHHQFSLKNIAKLAQDYNNCSAAKKVIITTEKDAQRLREPELLPYVQTLPIWTLPIGIRFLNNGEQQLNETINNYVKQYKKHSSLH, from the coding sequence ATGAAATACCTGCGCTGGTTATTATTTCCTTTTTCGCTGTTGTATGGGCTGGTTGTTATATTACGCAACTGGTTTTACGATACCGGAATATTTCAAAGCCGGCGGTTTACCATTCCGGTTATTTGCATAGGTAATCTGGATATTGGTGGGGCAGGCAAAAGCCCTATGACGGAGTACCTGGTAAGGTTGCTTAAAAACAATCATCAACTGGCTACCTTAAGCCGTGGCTATGGCCGTCAAACCAAAGGTTACCTGATAGCTGAGAAAGATGCTACTGCTGCCCAAATAGGGGATGAGCCTGCTCAGTTCAAACAAAAGTTTCCGGATGTTACCGTGGCCGTGTGCGAGAAGCGGGTTATAGGTATTGAGCAATTGCAAATCAACCACAGCCTGGTGATTTTAGACGATGCTTACCAGCACAGGGCAGTACAGGCGGGTTTTAATATTTTATTATTTGATTATAACCGCCTGCATGAACCCCACCTGCTTTTACCTGCAGGCAACCTGCGGGAGCCCTTTGTAGGCCGCTACCGGGCCGATGTTATGATAGTGAGCAAATGTCCCGTCAATCTGACGGCCAACCAGCAGCATGCGGCACTGCAACGATTAAAGCCATTTGGCTTTCAACAGGTGTATTTTACCGCGATAGACTACCTGGCTATGCTTGATTTATACGGAAAACCGGCTAAAACATTGCCCGATGCCGATACTGCCGTTTTTGTGCTAACCGGAATAGCCAACCCGCAGCCTTTATTGCAATATATTAAACAATACAGCGTACATATTGTACATCATAATTATCCCGACCATCACCAATTTAGCTTAAAAAATATTGCTAAACTTGCGCAGGATTATAACAACTGCAGTGCCGCAAAAAAGGTAATTATTACTACCGAAAAGGATGCACAGCGCTTAAGAGAACCCGAATTGCTGCCCTATGTACAAACCTTGCCTATATGGACTTTACCTATAGGCATAAGATTTTTAAACAATGGTGAACAGCAGTTGAACGAAACGATAAATAACTATGTTAAACAGTATAAAAAGCACAGTAGCTTACATTAA
- a CDS encoding rhamnogalacturonan lyase — translation MRNYLKTACLLCAATLCTGTSAFSQKMMEKLGRGVVAVNQGGGKVYVGWRLLGTDPDKLAFNLYRQAGNKTAVKLNKEPVMATTNYVDQLTDTTATTAYFVKEVVNGKEGKASAPFTLRAGAKPYLSVPLQTPDGYKPNDGSVGDLDGDGEYEVIVHQVGMGHDNSHKGMTTPPILEAYKLDGTLLWRINLGRNIREGAHYTQFMVYDLDGDGKAEIACKTADGSMDGKGKVIGDSSKTWRNQDGHVLQGPEYLTVFNGQTGAAINTTAYVPGRHPTKQDPTTEEMKAIWGDGYGNRGERYLAAVAYLDGKHPSLIMCRGYYTRTVIAAWDLVKGQLKQRWVFDSDATPETRPFRGQGNHNLTVTDVDGDGKDEIVYGAMTLDDNGKGLYTTGIGHADALHVSDLDPDRPGLEVFDIQERFGDAGANFRDARTGEMIWKKSSVKAGDDGEGPGRGLSLDVDPRYRGFESWVAGAGISGMFDVKGNKIAERNPSVNFGIFWDDDMLSELLDGTRITKWDYLNSKPDMLLNAALYDCVSNNGTKQNPVLSGDILGDWREEAIYATRDGKELRIFTTTIPAMNRFYTFMHDPQYRVSIAWQNVAYNQPPHTSFYIGEGMKTPPKPNIVIVGEKAK, via the coding sequence ATGCGAAATTATTTAAAGACAGCGTGCCTGCTCTGCGCGGCAACGCTGTGTACAGGCACATCTGCATTTTCACAAAAAATGATGGAAAAGCTGGGCCGCGGCGTAGTAGCCGTTAACCAGGGCGGCGGCAAAGTGTACGTAGGCTGGCGATTGCTGGGAACCGACCCCGATAAACTGGCATTTAATTTATACCGCCAAGCGGGGAACAAAACGGCTGTAAAGCTCAATAAAGAGCCTGTTATGGCAACTACAAATTATGTAGACCAACTTACCGATACCACTGCTACAACCGCTTACTTTGTAAAAGAAGTAGTAAATGGCAAAGAAGGCAAAGCAAGCGCTCCTTTCACCCTGCGTGCCGGTGCCAAACCTTATTTATCTGTGCCATTACAAACCCCAGACGGATACAAGCCTAATGATGGTTCGGTAGGCGACCTGGACGGCGACGGCGAGTACGAAGTTATTGTACATCAGGTTGGGATGGGGCACGATAATTCGCATAAAGGTATGACCACCCCACCCATATTGGAAGCTTACAAACTGGATGGCACCTTATTGTGGCGCATTAACCTTGGCCGTAACATACGCGAGGGTGCACACTACACCCAGTTTATGGTGTATGACCTGGATGGCGACGGCAAAGCTGAAATTGCCTGCAAAACAGCCGATGGCAGTATGGATGGTAAAGGCAAGGTAATTGGAGACTCTAGCAAAACCTGGCGAAACCAGGACGGCCACGTTTTACAAGGTCCCGAGTACTTAACCGTTTTTAACGGACAAACCGGCGCTGCCATTAATACCACAGCCTATGTGCCCGGCCGTCATCCTACCAAACAAGACCCTACTACCGAAGAAATGAAAGCCATTTGGGGCGATGGCTACGGCAACCGTGGCGAGCGTTATTTGGCTGCAGTAGCCTACCTGGATGGCAAACACCCCAGCTTAATTATGTGCCGCGGTTATTACACCCGCACCGTTATTGCAGCCTGGGATTTAGTAAAAGGCCAGTTGAAACAGCGCTGGGTATTTGACAGCGATGCCACGCCCGAAACCCGTCCTTTTCGCGGCCAGGGCAACCACAACCTAACCGTTACTGATGTAGACGGTGACGGCAAAGATGAAATTGTATACGGCGCCATGACGCTCGACGATAACGGCAAGGGCTTGTACACCACTGGCATAGGCCATGCAGATGCTCTGCACGTGTCTGACCTTGACCCCGACCGGCCTGGCTTGGAAGTATTTGACATACAGGAACGCTTTGGTGATGCCGGGGCTAATTTTAGAGACGCACGCACCGGCGAAATGATCTGGAAAAAGAGTTCGGTGAAGGCGGGCGATGATGGCGAGGGGCCAGGCCGTGGCCTTTCGCTGGATGTTGACCCGCGTTACCGCGGATTCGAATCATGGGTGGCCGGGGCTGGTATTTCGGGTATGTTTGATGTGAAAGGAAATAAGATAGCCGAGCGCAACCCATCTGTAAACTTTGGTATTTTTTGGGACGATGATATGTTGAGCGAGTTGCTGGACGGTACCCGCATAACCAAATGGGATTACCTCAACAGTAAACCCGATATGCTCCTGAACGCTGCCTTATACGATTGTGTGAGCAACAACGGCACCAAGCAAAACCCAGTACTGAGCGGCGATATACTGGGCGACTGGCGCGAAGAAGCCATTTACGCCACACGCGATGGTAAGGAACTGCGTATCTTTACCACCACCATACCAGCCATGAACCGCTTTTACACCTTTATGCACGATCCGCAATACCGCGTAAGTATTGCCTGGCAAAACGTAGCCTACAACCAGCCACCCCATACCAGCTTTTACATAGGCGAGGGCATGAAAACACCGCCTAAACCTAACATTGTAATTGTTGGAGAGAAAGCAAAATAA